In Candidatus Hydrogenedentota bacterium, the genomic stretch GGCCCGGGATCGCCCCCCAGACCCCCCAGTTGCTCAGGCATGCCGGGCTCAAAGGATTTATCAGCAATGTCGACGCGGCGGGCCTTTCGCCGCTGGCGCGCATGCTCGATCTAAGCGGCGCCAGCACGTATCATCGCCACAAGGTCGGCGTGGCCAGTCCGGGCAGCGCCGCGGATCTGCAGGAGATGGTGGCCGTTCAGCGACGCGAGTTACTCGGCCTTGGTATCCCCTCGGACGTGCTGGTCTTGAAGAATGTGGTGCCGCCCCCCGAACCCTTCTACCGGGGGAGCGTGGCCAATCTCGCCCGGGCCTTTCCCCGCATTGTACTTAACGATGGCGGCGGGGCCGCGTTCCTGGAGGAAGTTGACGCTCTGGACGAGCCTGTGCAGCGGAGCTTGCCCGCCTCCACGGTCTATCTCAATCAGGGCACGCCGGGCGATCTGCTTGCCTGGCCCGCCTTGAAGACGGCCCATGCCCGCGCCGCCCGGCAGATGCTCGATGCGGAAGCCCTGGCCGCCATCGCGAGCCTGCAGGGGGCGGCGTACCCGCATGCCGCCATGGACCTTGCGAACCGACAACTCGCCTTCTACAGCACCCCGGCATACCTGGCGGCACCGGCCAATCGCGACGACGCGCTGGATGTCCTGGCGGGCTATCGTGAGGTGGCCGAGTTGACCGAGGACACCGCGCGACGAAGCCTCGACTTTATCGCGGACAAGATCGACACGGCGGGATCGGCGCCCTTGAATCAGGGCGCCTTTGAGGGACTTGTTGTATTTAACCCCACGGGACGGGCGGCCACGCTTGCGGTGGAAGTCCCCCTTCCCGCCGGGGGCAGCGGCAATTTCACGTTGGTCGACTCGGCGGGAACAACGGTTCACCATGTTGTGAGCACGTATCAGCGCGCGCCGATGCTGGAGTTCGTCGCGCCCGAGGTGCCGTCCTTCGGATACAAGACGTTTTTCTTCCAGGCGGAGGGCAGCCCTTCAATCGCAGTCGATGGGGCCGACCTCCAGATCGAGAATGATTCTCTCGCGCTATTTGTGGATCCCGACACCGGCGCAATCGCCTCCATCAGCGACAAGCGGAGCGGGCGCGATCTGCGGGGCGGTCTGATGAACCAAGTCCTGATGTTGAGCGAAGATGAAACACGGAACCAGGACGGTCGAGAGCTTTGGACCGCGCCGGCTCCGGAAGCTCTGCCCAGGCCTTCGAAAATCTCGTCGGAGCGAACCGCCTTCAGCGAGTCGATTTTCGTCACCACGGAAATTGCCGGCGGCACGATTGAGCAACGCTACACCCTGAACACGGGCCAGCCCTGGGTGTCCTGCGAGACACGGTTGAGCGACGTGCGTCTGAACGACGCGGCGCTCTTCGCCTCTTTTCAGTTTCCAGATGCCGGGCGCAGCCTGATACTTGGCGAGCGTTTCGGCGCGGTGCTCGGCGCGCGAGGGCAGAGCGACAGCATGCTGCGCACCCATGGAAGTGACAATCCCGGCGCGACGGTAGCGTATCCCGCCCATGCCTGGGCGGCCGTAGCACCCGGCGATGTGATACAGGTCGGCTCGGACGGCGTGGTCCCCTGGGAGCCCGTGATCATCGTGCACGGTTCCGATCCAGTGCTCCTGGAGGCCGCCCGGGAGCTACAGGCGGCCCTTTACGCACGAGCCATCCCGTCCGTGCTTCAGGCCGATCAGCCCGTGAAACCGGACTTTCTGTGGACCGATGGCACGATTGAAATGGACAGCAACGACTACCTGTCGAAGGGCTACCACATGCGGGTGGTCATCGGCAGTCCCGATCAGAACAGCTTTTGTCGAACCGTGCTGAATCAACTTCCGGGGGACGCCGCCGCCGCTTTTGCCGAGCGGATTACCCAGGGTGCCCGCTTGCTCATGGAGGATACCCGTGTTCCCGAGGGGATCGCGCCGGTGCCGACCCTGGTGGTCGCGGGGATCACCCCGACCCAGAGCGCGGCTCTGGCGGGAGGTATCACCAAGGCCCTCGCCGCGGGTCAGCGCTTTCTCCTGCCTCCCTCCGCCAGTCTCATGCGCCAGACCGCTCCGACACCCGAGAGCGGCGTGGCCCTCTCTTTTCCGGGTAGCATGAGCGTTTCCCAGCAAAAAGATGGACGCCTTCTGCTCGGTCTGGCCCATCGCGGCGGCTTCGAGGACACCGCGGGGGGAGCCCGACTCGCGCGCCTGATGGGAGACCTGGACTTCAGTTACGCTATTCATCCCTTTGACGGCGATTGGCGGAACGCGGATGTGCCCGCACTGGCGGCGTCCGCCGCGGCACGGGCCTGGACCTCGGTGACGGGTATACACCCTGGTTCGTTGCCCGCGAGCCAGTCCTTCCTCGGCGCGTCCGCGCCGGGCCTCCGCATCGAGGGCCTTCGTCCCGCGGGTTTTCCCCAGACCACCAACTCCCGCGCGCCCTTTCATCCCCGAAACGGCTATACACTCCTTGCCTGGGAGAGCGTCGGTCAGCCCTGGCGCGGGACACTTGCCAGCCCCGGCGGCTTCCTGGAAGCGGGCCGTTCGGACGTCTATGATCGATCCCAGTCATCCATGCCCGTGGTCAATCGACAGCTACCCTTCGAGGCGCGTCCATTCGAGTTCCAGCCTTTGTGGTTGCTTCCGGCCGATCAGGCCCGCCGCGATCCCCTTGCGCGCCTGGGGCGTGAAGCCGATCCGCAGGGGGTAATCCACGCACGCTACTGGGAAGAACGGCGCGGGGCCGCCCCACAGCAGAATCTTCCCCTCGGCGTTCAGTTTCGCGGGACACTGAAGGGGAAATCTCCCGTACTGGAGGTGGTGGTCAGTAATCACCTGACCGACACGCCCGTGGAGGGCATGGCGATTCTGTCGGCCTCCAGCGGGGTCACCTTCGGGCCGCAGCAGTTCTTCTTCAGTCTCACCCCGGGCCGCCAGCATGTCGAACCCGTCGAGGTGGCCTTCACCGGGGTGGGAGAAGAGGAACGGGCCATGGCCGTGGAAGCCTCGTTCGAGCGCCAGACCTACCGCGATGTCATCATGGCGAGCGAAGCTCCCTATGGCCTCGTTTTGTCCCGGAACGGAGCGCAATTGCGCGCGGAATTGCGCAATGACAGTGGCCTGCACGCCCAGGGCTATCTGGATCTGATCACCTCGCCGGAGCACTGGGCGGAGCTTCAGAACCACCCTGAGGTTACCGCAATGCCCCGGCGCGCATCCGTCTCCGTGCCGCCCTACAAGGCCCAAACCATTATCTTCACCCTGTCGGATCCCGATGCCGCGCTGGAGGCCTGTGTCAAGCTCTCGGCCAACGGTCGCGTGCTCTATCAGTACTTTGATCCGGATCGTGAGGGCGGCACGGATGCCCGCGTTGACGTGGAAGCCGAGCCAACCGCGGACCAGGGCCTTGCGCCCCCCCGCCCCACGGCGCCGGTCCCACCGCCCCCGCGGCGCCGTTAGTCCGGCCCCAGATTTTCCAACCGCACCCAGGAGAAAGCCTGCTCAATGAATTACAAAGGTATCGCCCTGTTTCTTGGCCTGAGTTACGCGCTGATTACGCTCTGCACCTTCGCAGGCGCCGCCCAGGGCCTCATCGTGTTGGAAAATCCCAATCTGTTTCGGTATTTGATGCTCGCCGCGCTCATGGGCATTCCCGCGTTGAGCGCACTGATAGCGGGCTTTGTGTTTCCCGACGAACATTCCCGTGAACTGCCCCTCTGGCCTCTTCCGTTGCGCCCCGCGATTGGGGCGACGCTGGCCGCCCCGGTGTTGTTCGGTCTGTCGTACACCCTGGCCACCCTGTTCGGGTTCACCCAGCCCCAATGGAGTCTGGGCGGCCTTATGAATCGGGTTACGGCCCAACTCAGCACACCCTTGTCGCCGGAGGTGGAGTCGGCGGCCCCCGCCGTTGCCCTAATCGCTTACCCGATTTTCAGTATTCTGGTCGGCGCAACCCTGTTTGCCTTCCTCGCGGTGGGGAGCGAGATGGGCTGGCGCGCCTACCTGCTGCCCCGGCTGGAAACGCTCGGCCGTCCCGCCGCCACGTTGATAACGGGTCTCTGCTGGGGGCTTTGGTTTCTGCCTCTGGTCTACGCGTGGCACCAGGAAGTGCAATTGCCCGGTTTCCCGGGAGCCGTGCTTCGGATCCTGGCGCTCGCCGTGGTCTTGTCGTTCTTTCTCGCGGGTATCCTGCGGCGGACGGGGCACATTGGCGTTTGCGCCATGGCGCTTGGTGCGTTCGCCGGCCAGGACAGCGGGATCTGGGGGCATCTTTTTGAACAGTCCACCGCGCCCTGGACGGGAACGGCGGGCTGGGTCAATATAGTCGTGTGGGGACTTGCCGCATTCGCAATATCGCGCTGGGGTGCCGGAAAAGACCTAAATAAATGAGCGGAGGGATTCGACGGTTTATTTCAACGTCGCCTGTCCATTTTCTACGGACAACTTCGTATTGACCCAGGGCCAGTGCCAGGCCAGATTGAAGACGGGCAGGTAGGTCGGCGCGGCCTGCCAGCGCGTCCATTGGGCTTCGGCGGCGTCGAGGAAGAACGCGTCCCCCGTGAGTTCGTGGGCCGCCAGCAGCAGCGGCAGGACAAAGGGGTCGTAAGCCGTCGTTTCCGGGAAACGGGGATTCGGAGAATAGGTTCGCATCGCACCGGGGCGGTCCCAGGGCGTGTTTTCGCATATGATCGTTTCCGCGAGGCCCACGAGCAGTTGGGCGGCCTCCACATCGCCCGTCCTGTCATACCACGCATACAAGGGGCCCGCCAATTGGGCCGCCATCCACGGCGTCGTGCCGGGGTACACCTCGGAGCCGTGCCAGTCGATCCACGCGCCACGCCGGCGATCCATGCGCTTGTACATTGCCTCCAGGCGCGCCGCACCGGCTTCGAGAAAGGCAACCTCGCCGGTTTCCAGATAGGCCGCGCAGAGGTTGGCGAAGGGAGCGCCATAGTGCCGTACACTGACGCCTTGCAGGCCCGCGCCGGTGCGCACGCAGAAGTCGGCCACGCCCAGAAAGTCGATCTGGGCTTCGGCATTGCCCGTCAGTTGGCCGTAGAGAGCGAGCCCATCGGCCTGCAGCGCGGGCATCCACGGTCCGGCGACGTGATTCGCGCCCGGCCCATGCAGGGCGCCCATCCAGTCTCTTTCAGGAATCTCCGAGTGGACGATGGCCACATCCATGAGGTGGGCGCTGGTGGCCGCCGCGCGATCAAACCAAGCGCGGTCGCCGGTCATCGCCCACAGGTACCAGAGTCCCAGCATGCGGCCGTCGTAGTCGTTTGCCCATTCGCCCGCCCGCCCGAGGTAGGGACCGTCGGTAAAATGGCGCATGCCCAGGCTCTGACCGAGCGCAACCCAGTCTTTTTCCGCGCAGGTGACTTCCAGATGCGCCGCCAGAGGGTGCTCCTTCGGTAAAGGGGCCGCCGGGCCCAGCACGCCCGTGGCGCACCAGTACTCCGGGTTCTGGAGGATCGGTGGTTGTTCCACAACTTTGGCCAGCGCGGCCCCGTCCTGCTTGCCCAGGGCCAGCCAGACTTCGTGGCTGCTCGCCTCGCCCGGGGTAATACCTACGGGGCTGTTTGCGCCCGCGCAGAGATCGAGTGCAAGATTGCCGCCGTAGCGGGAGATCCCTTTCGGGAAGAGTTCACGGAAATTCTTCGAAGCGAGCGCCCCGTCCTTCCATTGCACGAACACGGGTCTGTCCACCGCTATGTCGCTCTCGCCGATGCGATAACGGGCGGCGTCGTTCTGCACCAGGGTGAAATCCCCTTTGACCGTTCCGTGGGGCAGGTTTACCTCGGTGGGTGGGTCGGATAGCTCGAACTCCATCCGAAAGTGGGAGAGATCTATCTTCCGGGCGGTGTCGTTGAAGTAGCGAAGCCAAAGTTTTAGACAGGGCAGTCCTTGGTAGCTTGATACGTAGAGGGTGTAGCTTCCGAAAGATTCTGACTGCCCATCGAAGCGCCCGTCCAGGGCAACGCAGGCATAGGTGCTTTCGGATTCCACCACGTGCCAGCCCTGATTGGTCCCCGGCACGACCTCTCCGGACACCTCCAGGCTCAGGCGGAGGTTCTCCACGATCCCTTTCTTGTTTAGTGCGATTCGGGAGAGCGGAATACCCGATGCGGAACTCCAGGAGACCGCGCCTCCATCCACGATGATCCCGGCATCTCCTTCCCGGATTGCGATCTGTGAAGGGGCTCTGGCCGTGTCCTCACCAAACGACAGGGCAACGGAGTTCATACCGGGTTTTACGGGGAAGCGGACCTGGGCCCAGCGGAGGGACTCATCCTGCCAGGTGGCGCCGACGGACTTCGCCACATGGATCCCCGCGCCGCCCACCCGAAGGCGAAAGTCACGGCGGGACTGGGCCACGCCCCGGGGCAGGGGCAGGCCCATCTCCAGAGGGAAGCCCGATTCCGGAATGCCGCCGGGCGCCGAGATTTGGAGATCGAAGGACTTGCCTGCCCAACGTTTTGTTTCGGCTTTTCGGGGCCAGTGTTCATTGTGGCGCTCCAGCACCAGCCGCTCGCTGGGGCGTGGTCGTGCGGCATACTCCGCGTCGCCATGGACCAGCGCCAGGTCGCCCCAGTAAATTGTCGTGCGAAATCGGCCGGCATCGGGGTCCTTTTCCCGCGTCATTTCGGGTGTGGGCGGGCGATAGTAGTCGTGGCGGGTCTGAACCGTCGACGCCTCATTGTCAAAGGCGACCAGCGCAATACGAAAGCGCCGCTGGTCGGGGGCCAGTTTGATGGGCACGTGGATATACAATGAAGTGCCCGGTCGCACGGGGTCGCTCACATCCTCGTTCCACACCGGAAGATTGTTGACGAGGATCTGTTTTCGCCGGTGGCCCACAAAGCCCTCGGCGGGCAGCGCCGCCCCCGCGGGATCGGCTGGATTCGTGTGGTAGTCGTCGCTCTGATAAAAGGTGAGGGCGACATCGCCCGTCCAGTCATCGGGAATGGCAACATCCTTCCAGGACATGGCCAGATTGCCCTGGCCGCTGGGTACCCAGGGGTGGTGCATGGCCAGCAGGCCGCGATGATCCACGCGGGTCTGCCAGGGGCCCTTGGATTCATGGGTCCATCCCGAATCGAAGTCGATATACTGCATCGCACCCGAGCCGGCCAGCAGCCCGATCGTCGCGTACAGTCCTATCGCCATTCCAACCATGCCGGTCTTCCTTCAGCCCGATGCCGGCGGGCCGCCTGCCTGCCTTCCACGCGCGAATTCCGAAACGGGGACGGTCACCCCGAATACCTTCGACGGCGGGTGCGTCACGTTCAGTTTTTCACCGAGGGCGCTTCGGGAATCAATCCAGCGGGGATCTCCAGCGCCACAAAGCGATGGCTCAGGGCACCGTCTTCGTTCGCTTCCCATACTCTGAAACCGAAGGGGGCGCCGTCAAAATTCTTGCTCGTGGTCGCGGAGGCCACCACGGGAACGCCTTCGTGGTCGAGCACGATGTTTTTGTGGACGTGACCGGCAAGCCAGGCCCTCACACCAGCGCCTTTTACCCGCGCCAGGATTTCCTTGCGTTTTTCCGGCGGGAGGTTGTAGTAGTCGTCGGCTTCGTCGGGTGTGGACACGAACGGTGGGTAGTGGCTCACGATAAGCGTGGGCGTTTCACTCCGGGCGGACTTGAGAAGCTCTTCGGTAAACCACGCGTCGTGCTTCTCGGATTCAACGGGCACGGGGTATTTCCAAAGCTGGGTATTGGCGATCACCAACTTGTAGCCGTGTTCCATCGCGGCGTAGTAATCTTTACCTTGAAGCTTTCGATAGCGTTCCAGGCTCCCGGCGTTGGGCTCATTCCCCACATCGTGGTTTCCAGGCGCGAGATACACCGGCATGGAAAAGCCGGCGGCAACGCGCTTGAAGTCCGCAACCGCGGTATCATCGTTCCCGTCGTTGACGAGATCGCCGCATACGACAACCCAGTCCACATCGAGCGCGTTGATCGCCTCCACCGCCAACCCGAAGCGGATTACGTCCGCCTCATAGCCGCCCATGCCCAACTGGGTGTCGCAGAGCTGGACAAAGCGGCAGGCTTCCAGCCCGTGGGCGCCGGCCGCGCTCGAGATCAGGACCACGGCGGTGGCCAGCCATTGCAGCATCGTGCGACCTGACATCATGGTTCCGCCTTTCGCTGATTTTTCAAGGTGTCCGCGTGGGCCTCGAGTTGCGCCGCCAACTGCCGGGCGAGTTCGGGTTCGCGGGCGCGCATGTCCACCGCCCACTTTTTCTCGCGATACTCGGCGAGGCTGTACAACCCCAGGATCTGGCTGCCCGCAACGGGGACCAGGTCGGATGCGCGCAGGCCGGAGTTCCAATTCAACCGCCATTCCTGGGTACGTGCCGAGAGCGCCACGGGGTCGCCAAATACGGTGACTGGGTTTCCAGCGGGAGTCTGCTCCAGCAGGCTGGGTCTGTTTCCCGACTTCCCAAAGGTCACGCCCGCCAGCGCGGCCAGCGTGGGGCCAACGTCTTCCAGCGAGACGAGGCCGCGCCGCGTACGCCCCACCCCTTCGGGCATGGAAAGGAGGAGCGGCACCCGGGCGGACTCCTCGGTCAGACGCGCTCTGCCGGCGCCGCCCCGCCGCCAGGCCGCGCGCTCGGGTTCGGAGAAATCGAGGCCATAGGGCGAGGTGATGAGCAGGCAGGTGTCTTCCAGGCTGCCCATTTCCTTGAGCCGTTCCACAAAGATTCCGATCTGCTTGTCCACATCGAGCACCGCCGTGTCGTAGACATCGATGCCCCGCCCTTGGCCTTCCCAGGGGGGAGCCGCGTAGCGATTGAGCGCGAAGGGCTTGCGAAGCTCCCGCAACCGAATGAATACGAGGTAGCGTTCCAGTTCGCGATGCTCCCGGATCCACTCCGCCGCCAATTGCAGCGTATCACGGGCACCTTTGGGTACCAGCGGGCCGGGGGCGGTTGTCGTGAGTGGAACCTGGGGGAAAGCGGGGTTGAAATGCTCAAAGCCTCTTGCCAGTCCGCTCTCGTAGACGAGATCCTCCCCGTCCGGTCCTTCGCCTTCGGTAAAGGCCACGGTGGCGTAGCCCGCTTCCGACATGAGTGCGGGGAGGTAGGGGGTATCCTCCGGGAGCGGCAGGTTGCTCCCGCCCGTGTTGCCATGGAGCAGGGGGGACAGGCCCGTGAAAAGGCTCACGGTCGCACTGTACGTATCGGGACAGGGGGTGAAGGCGTTCTCCCACAGGGTGCTGCGTTTGGCCAGGTTCGTGAACTGGGGCGCGGTTTCCCGCTCATAGCCATAGAGGCCCATGTGATCGGCGCCCAAACCCTCCACCAGGATGACCACGAGGTTGGGGCGCTCGAAGGCGGCGGGGGTGTGGTGCACGTAGGGCCCCGAGAGGAGCATTTCCCGACCGGAGCGCTGTGCGGGGCGAATACCGGTTCGTCGTACCCAGGCGGGTTCCTCCGTCAGGGACCACGCGAGGCTGAAGGACGTAGCGCCCTCGGGTACGGATTCGGCGGGGATGCGCATCTCCAGCCAGCCGTCCGGCGACACGGTCAGCGACTCTTCCAGGTTGCCCAGCGGCTTGCCGGACGTCTCATCGAGGAAGGTGCAGGTCACATGCATGGACTCGATGGGCGGTTCCGAGGAGGCCGTATTCGTCCAGTGGAAGGTCAAGTGTTCATTTTCACCGGGCAGCACCGTGAGCGGGTAGTGGATTCCCTCGGACAACGCGCGGACCGAAGCGTAGGTGTCGCCGATCCGCATCGGTTTGGGTGTGGAGAGTTCACCCAGTCGGAGGCCCTGAAGAGAGGCGTGCCATTGGCTGAAGCCCATCTGAGCCCCGAGGAGGGCCAGAAAAATTATGATGCCATAGGGCACGGCGCGCACCGGGGTGGCGGGCGGCGCCTGGGTGGCGGCAAAGAGCGTGGCGAGCTTGAAAAAACCGTGGATTCCGGCGAAGGCCGCGAGGAAAATAAGGGGCGCCAGTTCTTCGAGTTTTGGATGGGGCCAGGGGATGGGAACGTTCAGGAGATAGGGCAACAGCACGACAGCGGCGCTGAGAGAGAGACATTCGGTCAGATGGGGGCCCCGACCGCGATGGGGCTTAATCAATTGGATAAGGCCGGCGTAGGCGCACTGGAGGACCACGTAGCCGCAGGCCACCATCGCCGCCACCGCGAGGCCGGCGTCAAAATCGGGAACAAATCCGCCCTGGGCGGCGATCCGTTTTCCGAAGACGCCCACGATGCCGGCGGAGACGCCAAGAAAGGCGAGGTAGAGGGGGAAAAGCATCCTAAATCGCGCTCCGCCAGTCGCTTAAGCGTCTTGATTGTACATCCGTGTATTGAGCTTGCAAGTCTGACGACCCCATCCTGTTGTGTAATGGACCTTGCCCGCCGGGAGGCGCGCATAGAATTCCTTTCCCGCCCTTTGTTATCATGCGATAGTAGCAGATAGAACAAAACCGACACCACATCGTGGTGACTCGCGAATAGTTTGCAAAGCCTTTCGAGGCGGAGATTGTAACGCAGTGTTCAAGCAGCTCTTTACCGCGATCCTGACCGCCATTTTCGGCACGGAGAAGGACCGCGAAGTTAAGAAATTCCAGCCGGTGATCGATGCCGTGCGGGCTCAGGAAGCC encodes the following:
- a CDS encoding sulfatase-like hydrolase/transferase — translated: MLFPLYLAFLGVSAGIVGVFGKRIAAQGGFVPDFDAGLAVAAMVACGYVVLQCAYAGLIQLIKPHRGRGPHLTECLSLSAAVVLLPYLLNVPIPWPHPKLEELAPLIFLAAFAGIHGFFKLATLFAATQAPPATPVRAVPYGIIIFLALLGAQMGFSQWHASLQGLRLGELSTPKPMRIGDTYASVRALSEGIHYPLTVLPGENEHLTFHWTNTASSEPPIESMHVTCTFLDETSGKPLGNLEESLTVSPDGWLEMRIPAESVPEGATSFSLAWSLTEEPAWVRRTGIRPAQRSGREMLLSGPYVHHTPAAFERPNLVVILVEGLGADHMGLYGYERETAPQFTNLAKRSTLWENAFTPCPDTYSATVSLFTGLSPLLHGNTGGSNLPLPEDTPYLPALMSEAGYATVAFTEGEGPDGEDLVYESGLARGFEHFNPAFPQVPLTTTAPGPLVPKGARDTLQLAAEWIREHRELERYLVFIRLRELRKPFALNRYAAPPWEGQGRGIDVYDTAVLDVDKQIGIFVERLKEMGSLEDTCLLITSPYGLDFSEPERAAWRRGGAGRARLTEESARVPLLLSMPEGVGRTRRGLVSLEDVGPTLAALAGVTFGKSGNRPSLLEQTPAGNPVTVFGDPVALSARTQEWRLNWNSGLRASDLVPVAGSQILGLYSLAEYREKKWAVDMRAREPELARQLAAQLEAHADTLKNQRKAEP
- a CDS encoding metallophosphoesterase, encoding MMSGRTMLQWLATAVVLISSAAGAHGLEACRFVQLCDTQLGMGGYEADVIRFGLAVEAINALDVDWVVVCGDLVNDGNDDTAVADFKRVAAGFSMPVYLAPGNHDVGNEPNAGSLERYRKLQGKDYYAAMEHGYKLVIANTQLWKYPVPVESEKHDAWFTEELLKSARSETPTLIVSHYPPFVSTPDEADDYYNLPPEKRKEILARVKGAGVRAWLAGHVHKNIVLDHEGVPVVASATTSKNFDGAPFGFRVWEANEDGALSHRFVALEIPAGLIPEAPSVKN